A single genomic interval of Phocoenobacter uteri harbors:
- a CDS encoding beta-ketoacyl-ACP synthase III yields the protein MYSKILATGSYLPAKVRTNHELEQMVETSDEWITQRTGIKERRIAADNETVATMGCEAAKKALAMANIDPNEIGLIIVATTTSSHAFPSSACQVQQMLDIDDAICFDLAAACSGFVYGLSVADQFIKTGQVKKALVIGSDLFSRALDPNDRTTVILFGDGAGAVILESSEEAGILSTHLHATGKSANVLSLENQARIVESDPAYVEMQGNDTFKIAVRELANVVEETLNHNQLERGDIDWLIPHQANLRIISATAKKLKMGLEQVVITLDRHGNTSAASVPAALDEAVRDGRIQRGQLLLLEAFGGGLTWGSALVRF from the coding sequence ATGTATAGCAAAATTCTCGCAACAGGTAGCTATTTACCTGCCAAAGTTCGTACTAATCACGAGCTTGAACAGATGGTTGAGACCTCTGATGAGTGGATCACTCAACGAACAGGGATTAAAGAACGTCGCATTGCAGCGGATAATGAAACCGTTGCAACAATGGGCTGTGAAGCGGCGAAAAAAGCCTTAGCAATGGCAAATATCGATCCGAATGAAATCGGTTTGATTATTGTAGCGACCACCACATCAAGCCACGCATTTCCAAGTTCAGCGTGCCAAGTGCAACAAATGTTGGATATTGATGACGCGATTTGTTTTGATTTAGCAGCTGCTTGTTCTGGATTTGTATATGGGTTAAGTGTTGCGGATCAATTTATTAAAACAGGGCAAGTGAAAAAAGCCTTAGTAATCGGTTCAGATTTATTCTCTCGTGCGTTAGATCCAAATGATCGCACGACGGTGATTTTATTTGGCGACGGTGCGGGTGCGGTAATTTTAGAGTCCTCAGAAGAGGCGGGGATTTTATCGACCCACTTACACGCAACGGGCAAAAGTGCCAACGTTTTATCCCTAGAAAATCAAGCACGTATCGTTGAAAGCGATCCTGCTTATGTAGAAATGCAAGGCAATGACACCTTCAAAATTGCAGTGCGTGAGCTGGCAAATGTGGTGGAAGAAACCTTGAACCATAATCAATTAGAGCGTGGCGATATTGACTGGTTGATCCCACATCAAGCGAATTTACGCATTATTTCTGCGACTGCGAAAAAATTAAAAATGGGATTAGAACAAGTGGTGATTACCCTTGATCGACACGGCAACACTTCTGCAGCCTCAGTGCCTGCCGCCCTTGATGAAGCGGTGCGTGATGGACGTATTCAACGTGGACAACTTTTATTATTAGAAGCCTTTGGTGGCGGTTTAACTTGGGGTTCAGCCCTTGTTCGATTTTAA
- the gorA gene encoding glutathione-disulfide reductase, giving the protein MTKHYDYLAIGGGSGGIASINRAASYGKKCAIIEAQDLGGTCVNVGCVPKKVMWHGAQIAEAIKLYAPDYGFNVDLKDFDFSKLIESRQAYIGRIHQSYNNVLAKNNIDVINGFAKFVNKNTVEVNGEQITADHILIATGGRPTRPNIKGAEHGIDSNGFFELTELPKRVAVVGAGYIAVELAGVLNSLGAEAHLFVRKHAPLRTFDPFIVDTLLEVLAQDGIQLHTQAIPQEVVKNADGSVTLKLEDGREQTVDCLIWAIGRQPATDVINLEATGVETNARGFIKVDKFQNTNVEGIYAVGDIIEGGVELTPVAVAAGRRLSERLFNNKPNEHLDYSLIPTVVFSHPAIGTIGLTEPQAIEQYGEENVKVYTSSFTAMYTAVTQHRQPCRMKLICAGEDEKIVGLHGIGFGVDEMIQGFAVAIKMGATKADFDNTVAIHPTGSEEFVTMR; this is encoded by the coding sequence ATGACAAAACATTATGATTATTTAGCTATCGGTGGTGGTAGCGGTGGTATTGCTTCAATCAACCGTGCGGCAAGCTATGGCAAAAAATGTGCGATTATTGAGGCACAAGATTTAGGTGGTACTTGCGTGAACGTGGGCTGTGTGCCGAAAAAAGTGATGTGGCACGGGGCTCAAATTGCGGAAGCAATTAAACTTTATGCACCTGATTATGGTTTCAATGTTGATTTGAAAGACTTTGATTTTTCAAAATTGATCGAAAGCCGTCAAGCTTATATCGGACGTATTCATCAATCTTATAACAATGTGTTAGCAAAAAATAATATCGATGTGATCAATGGTTTTGCGAAATTTGTGAATAAAAATACCGTTGAAGTGAACGGCGAACAAATCACAGCGGATCATATTTTGATCGCAACGGGTGGTCGTCCAACACGTCCAAATATTAAAGGGGCGGAACACGGTATCGATTCTAACGGTTTCTTTGAATTAACCGAATTACCAAAACGTGTAGCTGTGGTGGGTGCAGGTTATATTGCCGTAGAACTTGCAGGCGTATTAAACAGCTTAGGGGCTGAGGCTCATTTATTCGTGCGTAAACACGCACCATTACGTACTTTTGACCCATTCATTGTGGATACGTTATTAGAAGTGTTAGCCCAAGACGGCATTCAATTACACACCCAAGCAATCCCACAAGAAGTAGTTAAAAATGCAGACGGTTCAGTAACCTTAAAATTAGAAGACGGTCGTGAGCAAACTGTTGATTGCTTAATTTGGGCAATCGGTCGTCAGCCAGCAACGGACGTGATCAACCTTGAAGCAACAGGCGTGGAAACAAACGCACGTGGCTTTATCAAAGTGGATAAATTCCAAAACACCAACGTGGAAGGCATTTATGCGGTCGGCGATATTATCGAAGGTGGCGTGGAATTAACCCCTGTGGCAGTGGCAGCGGGACGTCGTTTATCTGAGCGTTTATTCAATAACAAACCAAACGAGCATTTAGATTACAGCTTAATCCCAACAGTGGTATTCAGTCACCCAGCAATTGGTACGATCGGTTTAACTGAGCCACAAGCGATTGAGCAATATGGCGAAGAAAATGTGAAAGTTTATACTTCATCATTTACGGCAATGTACACCGCTGTAACCCAACACCGTCAGCCTTGCAGAATGAAACTGATTTGTGCGGGTGAAGATGAGAAAATCGTCGGCTTACACGGTATCGGTTTTGGTGTGGATGAGATGATTCAAGGCTTTGCGGTTGCAATCAAAATGGGTGCAACAAAAGCAGACTTTGATAACACAGTGGCAATCCACCCAACAGGTTCGGAAGAATTTGTAACAATGCGTTAA